The following are from one region of the Betta splendens chromosome 15, fBetSpl5.4, whole genome shotgun sequence genome:
- the LOC114841868 gene encoding LOW QUALITY PROTEIN: spermatogenesis-associated protein 48 (The sequence of the model RefSeq protein was modified relative to this genomic sequence to represent the inferred CDS: inserted 1 base in 1 codon) — protein MAAVLDPXEPFAAGLRVIRRLQSGRCRADGMEPGRADSSLSLRGHVALAPLRSDVPLLDPCSGHLSAGAEVHHGVKGRPPFIDSRRVASALWVSPGFRQTRHSGLSSFSDWRDSRSISRLRGNNTNNNANCSNDPAKVQPESVGTAALHSSRRDKHTGPQAFPPRVKPPEPTFSSSADPVSERPSSRRYSSRPQLWQSIGAEWDRRQLRLRNDAKKPVSFCSACPRSGHIPLCCGAIGSESTDDVDDRDADFHPLTLKRSLVPPYTLTSRRSTIPGYTGKAAYAD, from the exons atggCCGCTGTTCTGGACC CTGAGCCATTCGCCGCAGGGCTGCGCGTCATCAGACGGCTCCAGTCCGGCCGTTGCCGGGCCGACGGGATGGAACCGGGACGTGCCGATTCGTCCCTCTCTCTGCGCGGACACGTCGCCCTGGCTCCTTTACGAAGCGACGTTCCCCTGCTGGATCCCTGCAGCGGGCACCTGAGTGCTGGGGCTGAGGTACAccacggggtcaaaggtcgaccGCCGTTCATAGATTCCCGTCGTGTGGCTTCTGCCCTGTGGGTCTCGCCTGGTTTCAGACAAACGCGGCACAGTGGCCTCTCCAGCTTCTCTGACTGGAGAGACTCCAGGAGCATCTCAAGACTACGTGGTAACAATACTAACAACAATGCTAATT GTTCAAACGATCCTGCTAAAGTTCAACCTGAGTCAGTGGGAACAGCGGCGTTGCACAGCAGCCGCCGTGACAAACACACGGGACCTCAG GCGTTTCCTCCTCGTGTGAAGCCTCCAGAACCAACCTTCTCCAGTTCTGCAGACCCAGTGAGTGAGCGGCCGTCCTCCAGGCGTTACAGCAGCCGACCCCAGCTGTGGCAG tCCATTGGAGCTGAGTGGGACCGACGGCAGCTCCGCTTAAGGAACGATGCTAAGAAACCCGTGTCGTT CTGCAGCGCATGTCCACGGTCGGGTCACATCCCCCTGTGCTG CGGCGCGATCGGCTCCGAGAGCACGGACGACGTGGACGACAGGGACGCAGATTTCCACCCGCTGACCCTGAAGAGGAGCCTCGTGCCCCCGTACACCCTCACGTCACG CCGGAGCACCATCCCTGGTTACACAGGCAAAGCGGCCTATGCTGACTGA